A window of Panicum virgatum strain AP13 chromosome 8K, P.virgatum_v5, whole genome shotgun sequence contains these coding sequences:
- the LOC120643419 gene encoding non-specific lipid-transfer protein 4-like isoform X2 — MARPAVVGQQLVALLLLLLMAAPSVTNAGVTCGQVLNYLTPCISYAMGRGSEPPAACCSGVSNLNAAANNTADRQATCKCLKQITSTMPALKPDIVAGIPSKCGVDIPYPIARSTDCSKVQ, encoded by the exons ATGGCTCGCCCTGCAGTAGTAGGCCAGCAGctggtggcgctgctgctgctgctgctgatggcgGCGCCGTCGGTGACCAACGCCGGCGTGACGTGCGGGCAGGTGCTGAATTACTTGACCCCGTGCATCAGCTACGCCATGGGGCGGGGCAGCGAGCCCCCGGCGGCCTGCTGCTCCGGCGTGAGCAACCTGAACGCGGCCGCCAACAACACCGCCGACCGGCAGGCCACCTGCAAGTGCCTGAAGCAGATCACCAGCACCATGCCGGCGCTCAAGCCCGACATCGTCGCCGGCATCCCCAGCAAGTGCGGCGTCGACATCCCATACCCAATCGCACGCTCAACAGACTGCTCCAA GGTGCAGTAA
- the LOC120643419 gene encoding non-specific lipid-transfer protein 4-like isoform X1 produces MARPAVVGQQLVALLLLLLMAAPSVTNAGVTCGQVLNYLTPCISYAMGRGSEPPAACCSGVSNLNAAANNTADRQATCKCLKQITSTMPALKPDIVAGIPSKCGVDIPYPIARSTDCSKIN; encoded by the exons ATGGCTCGCCCTGCAGTAGTAGGCCAGCAGctggtggcgctgctgctgctgctgctgatggcgGCGCCGTCGGTGACCAACGCCGGCGTGACGTGCGGGCAGGTGCTGAATTACTTGACCCCGTGCATCAGCTACGCCATGGGGCGGGGCAGCGAGCCCCCGGCGGCCTGCTGCTCCGGCGTGAGCAACCTGAACGCGGCCGCCAACAACACCGCCGACCGGCAGGCCACCTGCAAGTGCCTGAAGCAGATCACCAGCACCATGCCGGCGCTCAAGCCCGACATCGTCGCCGGCATCCCCAGCAAGTGCGGCGTCGACATCCCATACCCAATCGCACGCTCAACAGACTGCTCCAA GATTAACTGA